The genomic region CAGCAATACAGCACGAATGAAATCGGCCAATAAATAAAATTAAGCACTGGGGATGGGTTTCCTCAACTGATCGATTAAATGTGTTACTTCTTCGGCACCGGGTCAAACCCGCCCGGATGCCACGGACCGCATTTGACCAGCCTAGCCGCAGCTAAACCAGCTCCGCGCACCGCGCCATGAATAGAAACCGCTTCCAGCGCGTAGGCACTGCATGTTGGTTCGAAGCGGCAAGTT from Corynebacterium ammoniagenes DSM 20306 harbors:
- the yidD gene encoding membrane protein insertion efficiency factor YidD, whose protein sequence is MSGDGYFNSEGEEIPKPRGAAKPLVKAVRFYQKHVSPLKTVSTCRFEPTCSAYALEAVSIHGAVRGAGLAAARLVKCGPWHPGGFDPVPKK